The following proteins come from a genomic window of Nitrospinota bacterium:
- a CDS encoding ABC transporter substrate-binding protein, with protein MLLFFSQSVFASEITKSVRTTIDEVINIVTNESLKTQVSIRRQKIREAIGKRFNFNQMVMRSLAEDWKSRTPQEQKEFQDLFKRLLENSYASKIESYSDEKINYVDEVIKGDYALVKTEIVRKDGTINVDYKLIRNDGEWMVYDFVIEGVSMIRNYRSQFAKIIRKDSYEVLVKKLSDKIQEIEANNGKSKSEEL; from the coding sequence ATGTTGTTGTTTTTTTCCCAGTCCGTGTTTGCTTCCGAGATTACCAAAAGTGTAAGGACCACCATTGATGAAGTCATTAATATTGTGACCAATGAGAGTCTGAAAACCCAGGTATCAATACGCAGGCAAAAAATCCGCGAGGCCATCGGCAAGCGTTTTAACTTTAATCAGATGGTCATGCGGTCGTTGGCAGAAGATTGGAAGAGCAGGACGCCACAGGAACAAAAAGAATTTCAGGATTTATTCAAGCGGCTCCTGGAAAATTCCTATGCCAGCAAAATTGAATCCTACAGCGATGAAAAAATCAACTATGTCGATGAAGTCATTAAAGGCGATTACGCGCTGGTGAAGACGGAAATTGTCCGGAAAGACGGTACTATTAACGTCGATTATAAATTAATCAGGAATGATGGCGAATGGATGGTGTATGACTTTGTCATTGAAGGGGTGAGCATGATCCGCAATTACCGCTCCCAGTTCGCCAAAATTATCCGCAAAGACTCCTATGAGGTTTTGGTGAAAAAGCTATCGGATAAAATTCAGGAAATCGAAGCTAATAATGGAAAGTCCAAATCCGAGGAACTGTAA
- a CDS encoding DUF799 family lipoprotein: MHNFPKRVLTVMICCLVLVSCASPQVQVSKYFENKTASPKTVAILPFTMEKNVNEEESPNVIFRDVFFNNFSFLGYNDMPLDEVDQKLHHAGVPIEDAAKLRHHELKRILGVDAVIRGHLLEVNNFTAGFHAETLIHAKLEMLDLKTGNSLWEVDHTERSYSGIASPTIVDIIQEQVANAKVKQAYYKNAEMFCQQILSQIPDPAADRVGEVKLPMISSIETNVKADQKLKISDSIYVSMRGQAGLQATFDIGSWRTSIPMQEISPGLYTGTYVVKNGDQVLSAFIIGTLKDPKGLASKKYYKTALATIGKSEK; encoded by the coding sequence ATGCATAATTTCCCCAAACGTGTATTGACGGTGATGATCTGTTGCCTGGTTCTGGTGAGTTGCGCATCACCTCAGGTTCAGGTGAGCAAATATTTTGAAAATAAAACCGCTTCTCCGAAAACGGTGGCTATCCTTCCTTTCACCATGGAAAAAAATGTCAATGAAGAGGAGTCTCCAAACGTCATTTTCCGGGATGTGTTTTTTAACAACTTCAGCTTTCTGGGATACAACGACATGCCACTGGATGAAGTGGACCAGAAACTTCACCATGCGGGAGTCCCGATAGAAGACGCGGCAAAATTAAGGCATCACGAACTTAAAAGGATCCTGGGAGTCGATGCGGTGATTCGCGGCCACCTGCTGGAAGTCAACAACTTCACAGCCGGTTTTCATGCCGAAACATTGATACACGCCAAACTGGAAATGCTGGATCTCAAAACCGGGAACTCCCTGTGGGAAGTCGATCACACGGAAAGATCCTACTCCGGAATCGCCAGCCCCACCATTGTCGACATCATTCAGGAGCAGGTGGCAAACGCTAAAGTCAAACAGGCGTATTATAAGAACGCTGAAATGTTTTGCCAGCAGATTCTTTCGCAGATCCCCGACCCCGCCGCGGATCGGGTTGGGGAAGTGAAACTACCGATGATCTCCAGCATAGAAACAAATGTCAAAGCCGACCAGAAACTGAAAATTTCCGACAGTATTTACGTGAGTATGCGCGGACAAGCGGGTTTACAGGCAACTTTCGACATTGGTAGCTGGCGCACCAGTATCCCCATGCAAGAGATATCACCGGGCCTTTATACGGGAACCTATGTGGTTAAGAACGGAGACCAGGTATTGAGTGCATTTATTATTGGTACCTTGAAGGACCCAAAAGGACTCGCCAGTAAAAAGTATTACAAAACTGCCCTTGCAACCATTGGAAAGTCAGAGAAATGA
- a CDS encoding DUF799 family lipoprotein translates to MKPRKFNMKQSSWAVRGLILAILGFSLSACTTDLQTKVSGNLNLLSHKQTIAILPMEVVDKSQREAANMFRRTLYANLQESDFNLLEPYLVDGLLKKNGLNHPEKYLQLNPMHLGEILGVDAVLISRVNKIQRAYLVLHSSIELSVSLQMVDTRTGEILWRAEQTETDSQGLWKIPTGITAAVLSPIYFVTNKLNLNRLTSRMVNKLTAAIKHPFQKEKEETFEQPVITAAARRDILRLENAEIVKAKWAQKELDESEGPAIASANLFPIPPVTISAGYRSTRQVASQIPEPEIQKVSILTSKTIASEPLKLTQTSPFLFTIQVGAYKTRAFAEKMIHSLADKGYQAFITLLPTKEKSLMYRVQVEKFQDKNQAHQLAQKLERNENLKNFVTSLNPG, encoded by the coding sequence ATGAAACCAAGAAAATTCAACATGAAACAATCTTCATGGGCTGTAAGAGGGTTAATTCTGGCAATCCTGGGGTTCAGCTTGTCCGCCTGTACCACCGATCTGCAAACCAAGGTGTCCGGCAACCTCAATCTACTTTCTCATAAGCAAACCATAGCCATATTACCCATGGAAGTGGTGGATAAATCGCAACGGGAAGCGGCCAACATGTTCCGGCGCACCCTTTATGCCAACTTGCAAGAATCGGACTTCAATCTGTTGGAACCTTACCTGGTCGATGGTCTGCTCAAAAAAAATGGTCTGAACCACCCTGAAAAATACCTGCAGTTGAATCCCATGCATCTAGGCGAAATTTTGGGTGTCGATGCGGTGCTCATCAGCCGGGTCAACAAAATACAGCGTGCCTATTTGGTCCTGCATTCCTCCATAGAACTCAGCGTCTCGTTGCAAATGGTGGACACGCGGACCGGCGAAATTCTCTGGCGAGCCGAACAGACCGAAACGGATTCCCAGGGATTGTGGAAAATTCCTACAGGGATAACAGCCGCCGTCCTGTCCCCCATCTATTTTGTGACCAATAAACTCAATCTCAACCGGCTCACATCCAGGATGGTTAACAAACTGACCGCCGCCATCAAACACCCTTTCCAAAAAGAAAAGGAAGAAACATTTGAACAGCCGGTGATCACCGCCGCCGCGCGCCGCGATATTCTCCGGTTGGAAAACGCCGAAATAGTGAAAGCCAAGTGGGCTCAAAAAGAACTGGACGAATCCGAAGGGCCTGCTATTGCCTCCGCCAACCTGTTCCCCATTCCACCGGTGACGATCTCCGCCGGTTACCGATCCACGAGGCAAGTCGCCTCCCAAATACCGGAACCTGAAATTCAAAAAGTCTCTATCCTGACCAGTAAAACGATTGCATCCGAACCTTTGAAATTAACCCAAACATCCCCTTTTCTTTTCACCATTCAAGTGGGGGCCTACAAGACCAGGGCCTTTGCTGAAAAAATGATCCACTCCCTGGCCGACAAGGGATATCAGGCGTTCATCACCCTGCTCCCCACCAAGGAAAAATCTCTTATGTATCGGGTTCAGGTCGAAAAGTTTCAAGACAAAAACCAAGCTCACCAGCTCGCCCAAAAACTTGAGCGCAACGAAAACCTGAAAAATTTCGTCACCTCGTTGAACCCAGGGTGA
- a CDS encoding MMPL family transporter has product MGSRLFRIYEKVVLSNPRTWLVVIALLMIVFGLHARDFKLDASADSLVLENDDDLRYFRATNKIYGSDDFLVITYTPLDDLLSERSLEGLRGLKKDLSELARMDSVVSILTVPLLESPKVRISELGESTRTIETPGVDKELALKEFTESPIYRKLLASEDGKTTAILAKYKRDEKYFSLLEKRNDLREKKRNPGHLTAEEEKTLKQVSLEFKQYLAELNDLQDLEIAQVRAILDKYRDRAKIFLGGVTMITSDMMSFIANDISVFGIGVLLLMILVMWLFFRSKRWVTLPLLCCAAAVWLVVGTLGWLDWRITVISSNFISIVIIITLSLTIHLIVRYGELYAENPGLDQYSLVRETLRLMFQPCFYTSITTVVAFTSLVISGIRPVIDFGWIMTMGISLGFVLAFIIFPSFLSLMSPKGSVSNHDATKHLTHAVAMFSLGHKNKILVLTTVLILICVMGIFKLRVDNRFIDYFKTSTEIYQGLSVIDTKLGGTTPLDIIIEADQDFFVYLKELEQQKGKKDTFDDPFRELEDEVEENYWFHPDKLLEVEKIHDYLEALPAIGKVLSIATTLKVVRSLSGDKVPDDYDLTLYRKLFPEEPKKSFLDPYLSADANQIRVSLRIEETDPKLNRTELIAKIKQFLVDEMKISEERIRFTGMTVLYNNMLQSLYRSQILTLGLVFLAILFMFFILFRRFYLALLAMIPNIFSSLVVLGLMGWLDIPLDMMTITIASITIGIAVDDTIHYIHRFQSEFAADPKYVDGVLRCHGSIGRAMYYTSITITVGFSILTLSNFIPTINFGLLTGLAMVLALLGDLILLPLLIVMFKPLGPELKVA; this is encoded by the coding sequence ATGGGCTCACGGCTATTTCGCATCTATGAAAAGGTGGTATTGAGCAATCCTCGAACCTGGCTTGTGGTTATTGCCCTGTTGATGATTGTTTTTGGCCTCCATGCGCGTGATTTCAAACTGGATGCTTCCGCGGATTCTCTGGTGCTGGAAAACGATGACGATCTTCGCTATTTCCGGGCCACCAACAAAATTTATGGAAGCGACGACTTCCTTGTCATCACTTATACCCCTTTAGACGACTTACTCTCTGAAAGATCCCTTGAGGGTCTTAGGGGATTGAAAAAAGACCTCTCTGAACTTGCAAGAATGGATTCAGTGGTCAGTATTTTAACCGTGCCTTTGCTCGAAAGCCCCAAGGTCCGAATTTCCGAGTTGGGCGAAAGCACCCGGACTATCGAAACTCCCGGTGTCGATAAAGAGTTGGCCCTGAAGGAGTTTACGGAAAGCCCGATCTATCGAAAACTCCTTGCCAGTGAAGACGGTAAAACCACGGCCATTCTCGCCAAATACAAGCGCGATGAAAAATACTTTTCCCTTCTCGAAAAGAGAAACGACCTCAGGGAAAAAAAACGCAACCCGGGGCATCTCACCGCTGAAGAAGAAAAAACTCTGAAACAGGTTTCGCTGGAATTTAAACAATATCTTGCCGAGTTAAATGATCTTCAGGATCTGGAAATTGCCCAGGTGCGAGCCATCCTGGACAAATACCGCGACCGGGCGAAAATTTTCCTGGGCGGCGTGACCATGATCACCTCGGATATGATGAGTTTCATTGCCAACGATATTTCCGTATTCGGCATCGGTGTCTTATTGCTCATGATCCTCGTGATGTGGCTCTTTTTTAGAAGTAAACGCTGGGTGACCCTGCCTTTGCTTTGCTGTGCGGCTGCCGTTTGGCTGGTGGTAGGAACTTTGGGTTGGCTGGACTGGCGGATAACTGTCATTTCTTCCAACTTTATTTCCATAGTGATCATCATCACCCTCTCCTTGACGATTCACCTGATCGTCCGGTACGGAGAATTGTACGCCGAGAATCCAGGGCTGGATCAGTACAGCCTGGTTCGCGAGACCCTTCGGCTCATGTTCCAACCCTGTTTTTATACCTCGATCACGACTGTGGTGGCTTTTACCTCCCTGGTGATCAGTGGCATCCGGCCCGTGATCGATTTTGGCTGGATCATGACCATGGGTATTTCCCTGGGGTTTGTCCTGGCGTTTATCATTTTTCCTTCGTTCCTGAGCTTGATGAGCCCCAAGGGATCGGTATCGAACCACGATGCCACCAAGCATCTGACCCATGCCGTTGCGATGTTCTCTCTCGGTCATAAAAACAAAATTCTTGTTCTTACAACCGTCCTCATCTTGATTTGTGTTATGGGAATTTTCAAGCTGCGTGTAGACAACCGGTTCATTGACTATTTTAAAACCAGTACCGAAATTTACCAGGGGTTGAGCGTCATCGATACAAAGCTTGGAGGCACCACGCCTCTGGACATCATCATCGAGGCGGACCAGGATTTTTTTGTGTATCTAAAGGAGCTGGAACAGCAAAAGGGTAAGAAAGATACCTTTGATGACCCCTTCCGGGAATTGGAAGATGAGGTGGAGGAAAACTACTGGTTTCACCCGGACAAACTGCTTGAGGTCGAAAAAATACACGACTATCTGGAAGCCCTTCCGGCGATCGGGAAAGTCCTTTCCATTGCCACAACCTTGAAGGTGGTTCGGTCTCTGAGCGGCGACAAGGTTCCGGATGATTACGACCTGACGCTATACCGCAAGCTTTTTCCTGAGGAGCCTAAAAAAAGCTTTCTAGATCCGTATTTATCCGCAGACGCCAACCAGATTCGTGTCAGCCTGCGTATTGAAGAAACCGATCCTAAACTCAACCGGACCGAATTGATTGCAAAGATAAAACAGTTTCTGGTTGATGAAATGAAAATTTCTGAGGAAAGAATTCGTTTCACCGGAATGACCGTGCTATACAACAACATGCTTCAAAGCCTTTACCGGTCACAGATCCTGACTCTGGGATTGGTGTTTTTGGCGATCCTTTTTATGTTTTTCATTTTGTTTCGCCGTTTTTACCTGGCGCTGTTGGCGATGATCCCAAACATCTTTTCATCGTTGGTGGTCTTAGGGTTGATGGGATGGTTGGACATTCCGCTGGATATGATGACCATCACCATCGCCTCCATCACCATCGGCATCGCCGTCGACGACACCATTCACTACATCCACAGGTTTCAAAGCGAGTTCGCCGCGGATCCGAAATACGTTGACGGGGTTCTTCGCTGTCATGGAAGCATTGGCAGAGCCATGTATTACACATCCATCACGATAACGGTTGGTTTTTCCATTCTGACCCTGTCGAACTTCATTCCCACTATAAATTTCGGTTTGCTGACCGGGTTGGCAATGGTTCTGGCTTTGCTGGGAGACTTGATATTGTTGCCATTATTAATCGTTATGTTCAAACCTCTGGGTCCTGAGTTAAAGGTGGCCTGA